The Paracoccus sp. MA DNA segment TTCCTGCCGAGGGTCCGGTGCAGCGACAGATACCGCTCTGCCGCGTCCTTTCGACGGTTGCTCAGGCGGTAGGCTCTCGCGGTCAGGTCCGGCGTGGTAGGTTTCGCGCCAGTGAGCCTCGGCGTCGGCTCGATGCGCCGAGCAAGCCCAGAACGTGCCTCGGTCGCTGCTGCCATCAGGCGCTGAAAAGCCGAACGGCGCGACGGCTCCGCACCTTCCGCACATGTGCTGCCTTGGCGGCTTTGCGTTTGCCGAGGCGTCATATCTAGGCGCCCTGCTTGAGGACGAACGACTGCGGCGCGTCATCGAACAGGCCCTTGTCCATAGGTTCCAGATCGCCCCGCAGCTTCATCATCGTGCGGTTGGGGATGGCCTGCCCTGTGGATTTCAGGGTGTAGAGCAAGCCTTGCTTGGCGGGCTGTTCGTCAAAGCGGCGAAGCGTGACCATGATGCAGTCGCCGGATTCCAGCGCCGAACGAACGGCGTTAATCCCGATGGGCATTGCAGTTCTCCATGGTTTGGGAGACGGACAAACGAACCGCGGCGCGAATGTCGTCCCGCGATTTCTGCAAGGTGTAGTGGCGAAGGGCTGAGCCAGACGCCCGAAGGATGGCGTCCGCGATCTGATCGCATTGCTCGTCGGTGAGGGTTTCGATCATGCCGCCCTCGCCTGCTGGATGATGGACGCGAGGACGCCGTTGCGGCGCATTGCCTCGACGTGGCGGCGGATCAGGCTCACGTCCAAGCCGTGTTGGCAGGCGATATCCTCGACGCCCAGGCCAGCGATCAGGCCGGCAACCGTGAGCTTGTAGCTTTGGGGTGCGCGCATCATGCCGCACCTCGCTTTCCGGCTTGGGTGTTGCGGCGTTGCACTTGACGGGTGGGGGATCGCTCCCCACGTGCCAAGGCATGCACCCCACTGTTTTGCTTCATGTGTTCCCGGATGCGATCAGCCACCTTCATCGTCGGGCTGGCTTCGCCGTCCTTCCACTTCTGCCATTGACCCCACTGCGCGTTGATCGCATCGCGCAGCAGCTTCTGAGGGCTGATCCCGGCCCGGGCGCAGTAAGCCTCAATGTCTGAGATGAGTTGTTCCATGGCCGGCATTATGGGGGAACACCCCCACTTAGGCAAGGGGAACTTCCCCATCGCGGCCAGTTATCATGTGGGGTATTTTCCCCACATGGAAAAACAGCACCTTGATGCCTTCGTTCGCGGCCTGAAAATTGCAATGGACGCGGACGGATGGAAGATGAAGCCGTTGTCTCTGGCCGCCGGAATGGGCGAGTCCGGCGTTCGCGATCTATTCCGAAACGATTCTTCGCCTAAGGTGGTCAACGCCTACGCATTGGCTTCCGTCTTGGGGCGGTCAATTGATGAACTGGTGCGCATCGGCGAGGCCGGTTCCATGGATGTGATCCCGGCCCGAGCGGTCATTGCTGTTGCCGGGCAGGTGGGGGCCGGCGCCAAGGTTGAGTTGGTGGACGCATACGAGAAAGGCGATGGGATCTACCATGTCGCCTGCCCGCCGCAGATCAGCCCCAAAGGGATCGTTGCCGTCGAAGTGGTCGGGGACAGCATGATGCCAGCCTATCAGCCCGGCTCGATTCTCTTCTACTCACGCGATGCCCTAGGAGTCCCGACCGAGGCTATCGGGAAGGTATGCGTCTGTGAGGACGAGGACGGAAAAGTTTGGGTCAAGCAGGTAAAGGTCGGTCGAGAGGACGGCAAGTTCAGCCTGCTTTCGATCAACCCGGAAACCGAGAACATGCACGGCGTTCGGCTAAAGTGGGCCGCGCCTGTTCGGTTGAGCTTGCCGCCCGAGTTCGTGCAGCGGGTAGACTGAGACGCCCATGCCCATCGACCACGACCAGGAGGATGCTGAGCAAGTCGCGATAGCCGCCCGCGTGGTGCTGGGGCTGGTGCGCAGCCTGGTCGAGCATCCGGGGTCCGTAGAGATGAAGGCCCTGCCCTTCCTGCTGCTGGAAGCGGCCGAGGAACGCCACCGCCAGGGCGACTATGGCGCCGAGCGGATGCTGTGTGACTGGGCGGATGTGTTGAGGGACTGGGAGGGTTAGCTATGCCAGAACAAACCGCCGAGCAGGCCCTGCGCGCCGCGCTGCTGGAGACGCTGGTGAACATGGGAACGGTGCTGCTGACCTCGCCGGAAGGGCGGGCCGAGGCGGCGCGGTCGATGCTGGACCAGGCCGAGCGGGCGCACCCCGCCGTGGCCGAGGTGTTCAGGGAGGCGGCGGAGAGGCTTCGATCCCCTTGAGTGAATCGTATAATGTCTATGTAGACGAAAGCAGCCAGACGAAATCCCGCTACCTGATAATTGGCGGCGTTATTCTTCGAGCGTCTGAGGAGCCAGAAATACTGGCTCGACTTAGCGCAGCGAGATTGCCGGACTTGCCCAAGGGTGAGTTGAAGTGGGGCAAGGTATCCCGTGCCAAGCTGGAAGCGTATAAGCGTGTCTGCGACGTTCTGTTCCAGTATGACCGTCTGCACTACTATTGCGTGGTCGTAGACCGGCAGAAGCAGCGCCATGAAGACTTCAACGGCGGCTCATCGGATGTAGGGTTCAATAAAGAAATCTACCAGTTAGCGAACAAACTGGCGAAGCATTACACCAGCGGACCGTTCAACCTGTATCTTGATCAGCGATCCACGAACAACACGCCGGAGGAACTGCGGATCATCTTGAACAGGGGCCGGGCTAGAGCCGGTGATGCTCGACGCCATCCCTTCCGAAGGTGCCAGTTTTTGTGCTCGAAAAGCACTCCGATGCTGGCGTTGCCAGACTTGATGAATGGCGCGCTGGCCTATCGCCTGAACGCACGAGACACTGCCGAAGGCGCTAGCTCATCGAAGCAGGACCTTTGTCGGCATATCCTCGGGCGAGCTTCTGTCCAGAACCCATTTCAGGACACTGCCGTGACAGGAAAGTTCTGCATCTGGCATCGCCGGCTAAGATGAAGGGTCCGGTGCGGCTGCTGAACCAAATCAGCCCCTACCTGGGGTAGGCTCGCTTCGCTCTTACGCCCGAAGGCTGGCGGAGGAGGCACCGCACCGGAGTGATGGAATCTTATATAGATACTAAGCCAGAGTAAACCGCCAATCCCCACAGCCAGCCCCGCTCCGGCGGGGCTTCTTCATGGCTCAAACGAAAAGCGGCGAGGCTTCCCCCGCCGCCGACTTGCCCATGAACGCGCCGCTAGTCGGCCAAGGCTTCGTATCCCTTGTTCCAGGCATCGACCTTGGCGTCGTGAGCCGCTTGCGCCGCCTTTTCCTTGTCGCGTTTGACTTCGGTAGCGTTGCCGGGGCCGCCCTCGTTGTCCATGGCATCCACCGCAGTTTGAAGCATCTGGGCCTCGGTTTGCGGGACTTTGCTTTCGCGGACCATGGCTGGTCCTCCATCACACCACGGCGAGAATTCCGCCGGGATGATATACTGTAACACGAGTCAGCATTAATAGCACGGACTCATATGCCCGCCTCACCGGCGGGCTTTTTGCTACGAATCACCCAGCCCCAGCGGGCCGAGCGGCCGAGTCCCGGCACGGCAGGTATAGCATGGGTGCAGGGATGGCGGAAAACAAAAATGGGGGCGTTCCCCCACTTTGGTGTTGACGTGGGGGAGTTTCCCCACTACCTTCATCTCACAGCCGGCGACAAAGACGTGCCCGGCCCACCCCCGAGATGGAGGCACCCCCTGCCATGCAAGCCCCGCTATCCCCCGTCCCGCCCGGCCTGATTGCCGGTCTTTGCCTCGACAACCCGGACGTTGTTGACGCGATCCGGCACTGCTTCATCAGCATGGGCGGCGTCACGCTTTCCGCCCCGCTTCCCGAGCGCCCGGTGTGTGAGGTCCGGCAATGACCTACCGCAGCCCCGCCGATTACCGCCTGCGCGCCTTCGTCTGGTCCGCGCTCCTTGCTTGGTCCATCGCTGTATGGATTGCGATCATCGCTTTCATCGCCATCCCGGCCGCCAAGGCCATCGTAGAGGCCGCCAGCAATCCCGCCGCCTGCGCAGGCTATGCCCGCTCGGATTGCGCTGCTGTCATGGGGGAGCGGTGATGGACTATCACACCGGCACCCTGACCATGGACGCCGCAGAAGGCTATGTCGAGGCCGAGGCGCTGTTTGAAATTGATGCCTTCTGGTCACGCCACCGCGACCGCTACGGCATGCGGTCCATCCAGTGGGTCAACAACATCTCTCTGGATAGCTGGACCTTCGACGGTCGCAAGCAGACCCGTGAAACCGCGGTTGCGCTGCTGGGAGAAGATGAGGTCGCGCGGCAGGAGGATCTTGCGCTGGTCGAATGGCGCCAGACCGCAGAGCAAGACGACGCCGACGAATACGCCGATCAGATGCGCGACCTGCGCCACGATCTGGCAGCGGAATAGGAGCATTCCATGAACGCTATCGCAAAGCATGATGGGTCTGTCACGCATCTGCCCGCCGACCCCATGGTCAACATGATCGAGCGGCTGGTGCTTAACCCTGATGCCGATCTCGACAAACTGGAACGGATGCTGGCGCTCAAGCGCGACCACGACCGGGACAATGCCCGAGTTGCGTTCGCTGCTGCGCTGGCAGCGGCCCGGGCCAAGATTCCGCCGATTGTCAAAGACGCCACCGTTGATTTCACGTCAAGCAAGGGGCGGACGCACTACAAGCATGAGACGCTGGCCGGCATCGCCAAGGTGATCGACCCGATCCTATCGGAGTTCGGCTTGTCGTATCGGTTCCGAACCGATCAGGGCAATGGCGGTGTCCGCGTCACCTGCATCATCGCTCACGCCCACGGGCATAGCGAGGAAACGTCGCTGACGTGCGCGCCGGACGGCTCGGGCAGCAAGAACCCGTTCCAGGCTGTTGGAAGTGCGGTCACCTATTTGCAGCGATACACGCTCAAGGCGGCTCTCGGCCTGTCAGCCGAGATTGACGACGATGCGCAGAGCGCCGCGCCGCGCCCTGACAGCCAGATGCGGCACCAGGCCGAGGTGAAAACGATCAGCCAGGAGCAATTCGTCCAGATCCGCGAAAAGGCAGACGAGGCCGGCGTGTCCGAGGACCAGATCACCAAAGCTGCAGGCATCGAGCATTTGCACGACCTTCCCGCAGACAGCTTCGCGCCGCTGATGCGAAAGCTGCAAGCCACGATCAACGCCAGAAAGCCGGACGTGATCGACGCCAGCGAAATCCCCTATTGAGGCTCAAAATGAACGAGATGAATCCGCGCGCCGTCATGGGAGGCAACAACCCTCCTGATCCCATCGACGCTATTTGCGCTCAATACGAAAGTGAGCGCATGGAAGCAGAAAACTGGCTGGATGGAACGCCGGTTGAAAACGAAGGCCAGATGAAAGCAGTCGATGTGCTGCGCAAGGCAATGCGCGAGTTCCGACTTGGCCTTGAGGCTGGTCAGAAATCGGCCACGGCCCCGCTCTATGACGCCTACAAGGCCGAGGGCGCGCGCTGGAAGCCGAGCATTGACGACGCTAAGCGCATCGAGGGCGGTCTAGTCGCTCTGGTTGACGGCTTTAAGAAGAAGCTGGCCGCCGAGAAGGAAGCCGCCGAGCGCGCGGCCAAGGCCGAGGCGGCGCGTAAGATGCGCGAGGCCGAAGAAGCCGCCCGTGCTGCGAACACCGCTGACATTGAGGCGCAGCGCGCCGCAGCCGAAGCTCAGCGCGAGGCCGAAGAAGCGCAGCGCCGCGCAACAGCCGCAAGCAAGGACACCGTGAAGGGTCTGCGCACGGTCACGAAATACCAGATCGAAGACCATCGTGCCGCCCTACACGACATAGCTACCAATGACCGGGACGCCGTCACCGCATTCATCGAGGACTACGTGCGCTGCAACCACAAGGCTCGGTCGATCAATGGCGTCCGCGTCTGGCAAGAAAAAGAGGCTTTCTGATGGCTGACCTGAACCGCGTTTCCCTTCTCGGCCGTCTCGGTGCCGATCCTGAAATCCGCCAGACCCAGAGCGGGGAGAAGGTCGCAACCTTCCGCATCGCCACGGGCGAACAGTGGAAGGACAAGAACACTGGCGAGAAGAAAGAGCGCACAGAATGGCATACGGTCGTCGCTTGGGGACCGCTCGCCCAGATCGCAGAGAAGTATCTGGCGAAAGGCAAGCGCGTCTATGCGGAAGGTCCGCAGCGCACCCGCAAATGGCAGGACCAGAGCGGAAATGATCGATATTCGACCGAGGTTGTTCTGTCGGGCTTTGGCGCGCGCCTTGACGTGATCGACTGGCCGGAAGGCGGCGGCGCGGCGCGCG contains these protein-coding regions:
- a CDS encoding DUF3800 domain-containing protein, which codes for MSESYNVYVDESSQTKSRYLIIGGVILRASEEPEILARLSAARLPDLPKGELKWGKVSRAKLEAYKRVCDVLFQYDRLHYYCVVVDRQKQRHEDFNGGSSDVGFNKEIYQLANKLAKHYTSGPFNLYLDQRSTNNTPEELRIILNRGRARAGDARRHPFRRCQFLCSKSTPMLALPDLMNGALAYRLNARDTAEGASSSKQDLCRHILGRASVQNPFQDTAVTGKFCIWHRRLR
- the ssb gene encoding single-stranded DNA-binding protein — translated: MADLNRVSLLGRLGADPEIRQTQSGEKVATFRIATGEQWKDKNTGEKKERTEWHTVVAWGPLAQIAEKYLAKGKRVYAEGPQRTRKWQDQSGNDRYSTEVVLSGFGARLDVIDWPEGGGAARGQEESYGGDNLPPSRPDFDDDSIPF
- a CDS encoding ERF family protein produces the protein MNAIAKHDGSVTHLPADPMVNMIERLVLNPDADLDKLERMLALKRDHDRDNARVAFAAALAAARAKIPPIVKDATVDFTSSKGRTHYKHETLAGIAKVIDPILSEFGLSYRFRTDQGNGGVRVTCIIAHAHGHSEETSLTCAPDGSGSKNPFQAVGSAVTYLQRYTLKAALGLSAEIDDDAQSAAPRPDSQMRHQAEVKTISQEQFVQIREKADEAGVSEDQITKAAGIEHLHDLPADSFAPLMRKLQATINARKPDVIDASEIPY
- a CDS encoding S24 family peptidase, whose protein sequence is MAGIMGEHPHLGKGNFPIAASYHVGYFPHMEKQHLDAFVRGLKIAMDADGWKMKPLSLAAGMGESGVRDLFRNDSSPKVVNAYALASVLGRSIDELVRIGEAGSMDVIPARAVIAVAGQVGAGAKVELVDAYEKGDGIYHVACPPQISPKGIVAVEVVGDSMMPAYQPGSILFYSRDALGVPTEAIGKVCVCEDEDGKVWVKQVKVGREDGKFSLLSINPETENMHGVRLKWAAPVRLSLPPEFVQRVD